One Anabaena sphaerica FACHB-251 DNA segment encodes these proteins:
- a CDS encoding citrate synthase, with translation MTVCEYKPGLEGIPAAQSSISHVDGQKGILEYRGIQIEELAEKSTFLETAYLLIWGELPSEEELAAFEHEIRYHRRIKYRIRDMMKCFPESGHPMDALQASAAALGLFYSRRDLHNPVYIRDAVVRLMATIPTMVAAFQLMRQGNDPVKPRDDLDYSANFLYMLNEKEPDPLAARIFDICLILHVEHTMNASTFSARVTASTLTDPYAVVASAVGTLGGPLHGGANEEVIQMLEEIGSVDNVRPYIEDRLQKKAKIMGFGHRVYKVKDPRATILQRLAEQLFEKFGYDKYYEVAQEVERVMAEKVGSKGIYPNVDFYSGLVYRKMGIPTDLFTPVFAIARVAGWLAHWKEQLAENRIFRPTQIYNGRHEVPYIPIDQR, from the coding sequence ATGACGGTGTGCGAATACAAGCCTGGTTTAGAAGGCATTCCCGCAGCCCAGTCGAGTATTAGTCATGTAGACGGGCAAAAGGGAATACTAGAATATCGTGGCATCCAGATTGAGGAATTAGCAGAAAAAAGCACATTTCTAGAAACTGCTTATCTCTTAATCTGGGGAGAATTGCCTAGTGAGGAAGAATTGGCAGCGTTTGAGCATGAAATTCGCTACCACAGACGGATAAAATATCGCATTCGGGACATGATGAAGTGTTTTCCCGAAAGCGGTCATCCAATGGATGCGCTCCAAGCTTCGGCTGCTGCATTGGGTTTGTTTTACTCACGCCGTGACTTACATAACCCTGTCTATATTCGGGATGCAGTAGTACGCCTCATGGCAACTATTCCCACGATGGTAGCAGCGTTTCAGTTGATGCGGCAAGGTAATGACCCTGTGAAGCCCAGAGATGATTTAGATTACTCTGCCAACTTCTTGTATATGCTCAACGAGAAAGAACCCGATCCGTTGGCAGCGCGAATTTTTGACATCTGCTTGATCCTGCACGTTGAGCATACAATGAATGCTTCTACCTTTAGTGCCAGAGTGACAGCTTCCACCTTAACAGACCCCTATGCTGTAGTTGCCAGTGCGGTAGGTACTTTAGGCGGTCCCTTACATGGTGGTGCTAACGAAGAAGTGATTCAGATGTTAGAAGAAATTGGCTCTGTGGATAATGTTCGCCCTTACATAGAAGATCGTCTGCAAAAAAAGGCGAAAATTATGGGTTTTGGACACCGTGTATACAAAGTAAAAGATCCACGAGCCACAATCTTACAACGCTTGGCAGAGCAATTGTTCGAGAAATTCGGCTACGACAAGTATTATGAAGTTGCCCAAGAAGTGGAACGGGTAATGGCCGAAAAAGTTGGCAGCAAAGGAATTTATCCCAATGTTGACTTTTACTCTGGTTTGGTGTATAGGAAAATGGGAATTCCTACAGACTTGTTTACACCTGTTTTTGCGATCGCTCGTGTGGCTGGTTGGTTGGCACACTGGAAAGAACAACTCGCAGAAAACAGAATTTTCCGTCCTACCCAAATTTACAACGGTCGTCACGAAGTTCCTTACATTCCCATCGACCAACGTTAA
- the sixA gene encoding phosphohistidine phosphatase SixA: MELYLIRHGIAEEHQPGLKDEERSLTTEGRQKTEKVAQRLVKLGLKFDLILTSPLVRAQQTAEILIAAGLSSQLETSDHLSFEGDINSWLKDWLEPRKYTQKNQIALVGHEPCLSSWAEILLWGEAKDRLLLKKAGMIGIKLPDDASPLGRSQMFWLTPPKYLL; encoded by the coding sequence ATGGAACTATACTTAATTCGTCATGGCATTGCCGAAGAACATCAACCAGGGCTAAAAGATGAAGAGCGATCGCTCACCACAGAAGGAAGACAAAAAACCGAGAAAGTAGCCCAAAGATTAGTAAAACTAGGTTTAAAATTTGATTTAATTCTCACCAGTCCACTAGTCCGCGCCCAGCAAACAGCAGAAATACTCATTGCAGCCGGACTCAGTTCTCAATTAGAAACCTCAGATCATCTCAGCTTTGAAGGTGATATTAACAGCTGGCTAAAAGACTGGTTAGAACCGAGAAAATATACTCAAAAAAACCAAATAGCATTGGTAGGACATGAACCCTGTTTAAGCAGTTGGGCAGAAATTCTCCTCTGGGGGGAAGCAAAAGACCGCCTTCTCCTCAAAAAAGCAGGTATGATTGGAATAAAACTACCAGATGATGCTTCTCCTTTGGGTCGTAGTCAAATGTTCTGGTTGACACCACCCAAGTACCTGCTATAA
- a CDS encoding type II toxin-antitoxin system HicA family toxin: MKRIDLIRHLEACGCELLREGGKHTIYVNRSAGKSSAIPRHREINDFLARKICRDLQVNEPDAS, from the coding sequence ATGAAGCGCATAGACCTAATTCGCCATTTAGAGGCTTGCGGTTGTGAATTACTGCGTGAGGGGGGAAAACATACTATTTACGTCAACAGATCTGCAGGAAAATCATCTGCCATTCCGCGTCATCGAGAAATTAACGATTTTTTAGCTCGTAAAATTTGTCGAGATTTGCAAGTGAACGAACCTGATGCAAGTTAA
- a CDS encoding type II toxin-antitoxin system HicB family antitoxin encodes MRLQLTKVFKKVPEGYIGFVEELPGANTQAQTLEEARENLEEAIELILESNRLLAEEQLQGQDVIREHIFLSAA; translated from the coding sequence ATGCGTCTTCAACTAACTAAAGTATTTAAAAAAGTACCAGAAGGATATATAGGATTTGTGGAAGAACTACCCGGAGCAAATACTCAAGCACAGACACTTGAAGAAGCACGGGAAAACTTAGAAGAAGCTATTGAATTAATTTTAGAATCTAATCGCTTGCTTGCAGAAGAGCAACTTCAAGGGCAAGATGTTATTCGTGAACATATTTTTTTGTCGGCTGCATGA